One Salmo trutta chromosome 12, fSalTru1.1, whole genome shotgun sequence genomic region harbors:
- the LOC115204104 gene encoding protein PRRC2B isoform X4: MSDRLGQITKSKDGKSKYSSLSLFDKYKGKSIETQKTAAVPRHGLQSLGKVAAARRMPPPAHLPSLKSENKGNDPNVIIVPKDGTGWANKQEQPDQKSSIASTQQLPELQPQLALQKSVSNLQKTTPVASQESTNTSGPKQWAHLNGKAVELDGLRASNRLQPFSHEEFPTLKAAGEQDKAGKERSTFDPSYGPGPSLRPQNVTSWREGGGRNLVPSSLPAGLPSETEGKASGVAETGSSPPPLPPSASSILSAPMVSPTTATIVSAAPAPEPKEISLRPAQPLRRPAPPALSHHHPTTTYHDMLPAFMCPKETCDAPGTAEHTGPVTVVAPVRFDNRPTFRQPYPNNNQEPVNGEVGRGENRFIRGPLRNPSSRPIRRPGDRPPRPAIINPDDLKDLDELDNDCEDGWAGIHEEVDYGEKLKFSDDEEEHAAGEKNKMWAEWENQRRERQLSLSSGEGAYPQEGPEEEAYLAFQEQMAHRNTNGRFPPGEAQAQQKSSGPGMAHQGEPLEDQEERQVPARAKFVSPELSEAVERARRRREEEERRAREERLAACAEKLKRLDEKFGKMERQLSRSEEEAKDGESKDTALSPGREGKNHPENWQYGTKDAECPLEHSPRQQDYRDKAISGFAPYRSEDDAGAESNSPLPPRFQKQQQEQVYKMQHWQQQSGHPAPSGSSHPQRGYYPPHVLGFDPRWMMMPPFMDPRMAQGRSPVDYYPNAVHSSGMMKPLMQPDHLNSPGSTSDEGCHPSMHQERRAPSTEPYPVWNQDGYPPRSFTPPYQRQHESSDRSQPDDRIDRTCSQQDLYEERRNECLDNPSHDLSHPAYHQSRGPDRDHHSHNQGLLSTALSRPQQQNADGDYPKQEPKDGHLKDSTDHRDEVFDTSKEKGFDSDFWRRDGGQKKEGGVGVQNQWFAPGSTTSASSVSQPSESSGRTLTRRTGPIKKPVLKALKVEDKENEKPKVEPGEKVVPYRLEKEVLTNVYDLKKDNQPLVSNRRSASPAIEKQLEGKQHQPPAPAKVEQSSSPHSEDSPKESSLESGKSQPSRDDQESREPAAPRRNNWIFVDEEQAFAGARGTGRGRSRGGFREFSSRGDRGSLGGRGGENPRGSYNNNSREAVGAQRPGRGRGLPRDFVKVEDLQRGKPRRRNVSETLSETSEYEELPKRRRQKGTENGEGGSYPEQGETRKADRDSWRSNKVYTEDQAASDARDDKAKASSRGFSGRSLPPRLDTGRGYNTGRGFNNSFRDTTWRGRGTQFGSGGGPMQENGYGPGTETFSRRPPPAEREPLKYTPKFTGSTGSFMENGTEDRGLEGEYYIDNDNPGQQQLRRRRPPRQDKPPRFRRLRQEREPGSGQWTSDEYINGSDGFANPWPGRSKEGGREDGWPSGHYSGGGGRSGGQHGQAEDWETGSENSDFNDWREKRGGGQQQQAHSGEMHSDSGHGELGSVEKRELAKRSFSSQRPLVDRQNRKGEPALLEGNKMTRSSENPNALPSCNRKDGWQNGGASNHRRNKEDSGLVYCVEQSEEGHQPNEPSGKKLDKELKTRSVKGDLAEPLSQYDLNSYHIEGDAGGSSPDGFQDLSKKQQRRHPQEDDRRRKEHGAPVLVKNRPITSKMPPRFAKKQGGMTMDQQEEGLSANNLGTEIWETNSSALSVQSSGGDSWTKQVSYTGSEPNSEDSDAGPEQSKEQHKPGPIGNERSLKHRKGSEGLEGGPITPVNGVNLHSDTVLPVPPIEFGVSAKDSDFSLPPRSTPVSVSNPVTKLQVTLASNPALTQAIPMLRRDHLQPGINLNPISFPSADLTLKMESARKAWENSQSLPEQGSPGGVAAGAQPPCTVGSSSGVSYSSFGGVPMPVASVAPSMSMQGNHIPPLYLDGHVFPSQPRLVPPTMTQQQSYQQAAAQQIPISLHTSLQAQAQLGLRGGLPVSQSQEMFNSIPSFRSQVYMHPNLSQPSPMVLSGGGPLKGPYSAFPGMQPSDMVKPQSGSHYQPMNGSQAMVYDGQMNQGPGMGSSQLMDSQLIQVTMPLPGSQLRYGSAQQHLILPQSIQLQQGQNLSVGAARRMLPPGSQPPVMTGSRENFPISTGPYTTYKTSQMEMKGFQFSDKPNHSQGMPGGYNRPGSASPSGKPSGPVPGHYTQQKTTSMQAVQQRGWACSGPGLTCSCCYRDPATGWFEAPLCPLHGKVPPQGSMVMHMRPPTTGPFPTPIQRPVMQVNKTVIIRSPPYPNPGREPSHSTPPLAPEPSVKGPEDGMKPCGIGASWWMRGRHCRGA, translated from the exons TTCCATTGCATCAACACAACAGCTGCCGGAGTTGCAGCCGCAGCTGGCTTTACAGAAATCTGTCTCCAATCTCCAGAAGACCACACCGGTAGCCAGTCAGGAG AGCACAAACACAAGTGGACCAAAGCAATGGGCCCATCTAAATGGAAAGGCCGTAGAACTAGATG GTTTAAGGGCCTCAAACCGACTGCAGCCCTTCTCTCACGAGGAATTTCCAACGCTGAAGGCTGCTGGGGAACAGGACAAGGCTGGCAAGGAAAGAAGCACCTTCGATCCGTCGTATGGGCCCGGACCAAGCCTCCGCCCCCAGA ATGTGACAAGTTGGAGGGAGGGTGGTGGGAGGAACCTCGTGCCCTCATCCCTGCCGGCTGGCCTGCCTTCAGAGACCGAGGGCAAGGCCAGCGGCGTGGCTGAGACTGGGagctccccccctcctcttcccccctctgcCTCCTCTATTCTCTCTGCCCCCATGGTCAGTCCCACCACTGCCACTATTGTCAGCGCCGCTCCAGCCCCGGAGCCCAAGGAGATCTCTCTGCGCCCCGCCCAGCCCCTCCGCAGGCCCGCCCCCCCTGCCCTGAGCCATCACCACCCTACCACCACCTACCATGACATGCTGCCTGCCTTT ATGTGCCCCAAAGAGACTTGTGATGCTCCCGGCACTGCTGAACACACTGGCCCTGTCACTGTGGTTGCCCCAGTCCGCTTTGACAACAGGCCCACCTTCAGGCAGCCCTACCCCAATAACAACCAAGAGCCTGTCAA TGgcgaggtggggagaggagaaaaCCGCTTCATCCGCGGGCCCCTGCGCAACCCCTCCTCCCGACCCATCCGTCGACCTGGCGACAGACCCCCTCGTCCGGCAATCATCAACCCAGATGACCTGAAGGATCTGGATGAGCTGGACAACGACTGTGAAGATGGCTGGGCAG GTATCCATGAAGAAGTCGATTACGGCGAGAAACTCAAGTTCAGTGACGATGAGGAGGAGCATGCCGCTGGTGAAAAGAACAAGATGTG GGCTGAATGGGAGAACCAACGTCGTGAGCGCCAGTTGTCCCTGAGCTCAGGAGAGGGGGCATACCCCCAGGAGGGCCCTGAGGAGGAGGCTTACCTGGCCTTCCAGGAGCAGATGGCCCACAGGAACACCAATGGCAGGTTCCCCCCTGGAGAAGCACAG GCACAGCAGAAGAGCTCCGGGCCGGGCATGGCCCACCAGGGTGAGCCCCTGGAAGACCAGGAGGAGCGCCAGGTCCCAGCCCGGGCCAAGTTTGTTTCCCCTGAGCTCTCAGAGGCTGTGGAGAGAGCTCGCCGacgcagggaggaggaggagagacgtgCCCGTGAGGAAAGACTGGCCGCATGCGCCGAGAAGCTCAAGAGGCTAGACGAGAAGTTTGGGAAGATGGAGAGGCAGTTGTCAAGATCTGAGGAGGAAGCAAAGGACGGGGAGAGCAAGGATACAGCACTGTCCCCTGGAAGAGAGGGCAAAAACCACCCAGAGAACTGGCAGTACGGCACGAAAG aCGCTGAGTGTCCCTTGGAGCACTCCCCCAGACAGCAGGACTACAGGGACAAGGCCATCTCGGGCTTCGCCCCCTACCGCAGCGAGGACGATGCCGGGGCCGAATCCAACTCGCCTCTCCCGCCCCGCTTCCAAAAGCAGCAGCAG GAGCAAGTGTATAAGATGCAGCACtggcagcagcagtctggtcaCCCTGCCCCCTCCGGCTCCAGCCACCCCCAGAGGGGCTACTACCCCCCACACGTGCTGGGCTTTGACCCCCGCTGGATGATGATGCCCCCCTTCATGGATCCCCGCATGGCCCAGGGCCGTTCCCCTGTGGACTACTACCCTAACGCTGTCCACTCTTCAG GAATGATGAAACCGCTGATGCAGCCAGACCACCTGAACAGCCCAGGGTCCACCTCTGATGAGGGCTGCCATCCCAGCATGCATCAGGAGAGGAGGGCCCCCTCCACTGAGCCCTACCCCGTGTGGAACCAAGATGGCTACCCCCCTCGCAGTTTCACCCCACCCTACCAGAGACAGCACGAGAGTTCAGACAGGAGCCAGCCAGACGACCGGATTGACAGGACCTGCTCCCAGCAGGACTTGTATGAAGAGAGGAGAAACGAGTGCCTAGACAACCCCTCTCACGACCTCTCCCATCCGGCCTACCACCAGAGCAGAGGCCCCGACAGGGACCACCACTCGCACAACCAAGGCCTGCTCTCCACAGCCCTAAGCCGGCCCCAGCAGCAGAATGCAGACGGCGACTACCCCAAACAGGAGCCCAAAGACGGGCACCTGAAGGACAGCACTGACCACCGCGACGAAGTCTTCGACACCTCCAAGGAAAAGGGCTTTGACTCAGACTTCTGGAGGCGAGATGGAGGCCAGAAGAAGGAAGGTGGTGTTGGTGTTCAGAACCAGTGGTTTGCTCCTGGCTCCACCACCTCCGCCAGCAGTGTAAGCCAGCCATCTGAGAGCAGCGGTAGGACCCTGACCCGCAGGACCGGCCCCATTAAGAAGCCTGTGCTCAAGGCCCTCAAAGTGGAAGACAAGGAGAACGAGAAGCCCAAAGTGGAGCCCGGGGAGAAGGTAGTCCCTTACCGCCTGGAGAAAGAGGTGCTCACCAACGTATATGACCTGAAGAAAGACAACCAGCCCCTAGTAAGTAACAGACGCTCGGCCTCACCTGCTATCGAGAAGCAGCTAGAAGGGAAGCAACACCAACCACCAGCCCCTGCTAAAGTAGAGCAGTCATCCAGTCCCCATAGTGAGGATTCGCCCAAGGAGAGCAGCTTGGAAAGCGGAAAGAGCCAGCCCTCTAGAGACGACCAGGAGAGCAGGGAGCCTGCCGCACCACGACGCAACAACTGGATCTTCGTTGATGAGGAGCAGGCCTTTGCCGGAGCCAGGGGGACGGGTAGAGGTCGAAGCCGTGGCGGCTTCAGGGAGTTCAGCTCCAGAGGAGACCGCGGTAGCCTGGGAGGCCGAGGCGGAGAGAACCCCAGAGGAAGCTACAACAATAACAGCAGGGAAGCCGTTGGAGCCCAGAGACCAGGCAGAGGCAGAGGACTGCCCAGGGACTTTGTCAAGGTGGAAGACCTGCAGAGGGGGAAGCCGAGGAGGCGCAACGTCAGCGAGACTCTGAGCGAGACCTCCGAGTACGAGGAGCTGCCCAAGCGGCGGCGCCAGAAGGGCACTGAAAACGGAGAGGGTGGCAGCTACCCAGAGCAGGGAGAGACCAGGAAGGCTGACCGAGACTCGTGGAGGTCAAACAAGGTGTACACTGAAGACCAGGCGGCTAGCGACGCCCGAGACGACAAAGCCAAGGCCAGCAGCAGGGGGTTCAGCGGCCGCTCTCTGCCTCCCAGACTTGACACTGGCAGGGGCTACAACACCGGCCGGGGGTTTAACAACAGCTTCAGAGACACCACCTGGAGGGGCCGGGGGACACAGTTCGGCAGCGGCGGTGGGCCCATGCAGGAGAACGGCTATGGCCCGGGCACCGAAACCTTCTCCAGAAGACCACCACCTGCAGAGCGCGAGCCCCTCAAATACACCCCCAAGTTTACCGGCTCTACCGGTTCCTTCATGGAGAATGGCACAGAGGACCGTGGCTTGGAGGGAGAGTACTACATAGACAACGACAACCCTGGACAACAGCAGTTGAGAAGACGGCGGCCGCCACGCCAGGACAAGCCCCCGCGCTTCCGCCGACTACGTCAAGAGAGGGAGCCCGGCAGCGGCCAGTGGACCAGCGACGAGTATATCAACGGATCGGACGGATTCGCCAACCCCTGGCCGGGTCGCTCcaaggagggaggtagagaagaCGGCTGGCCCAGTGGCCACTACTCCGGAGGGGGAGGGAGGTCCGGTGGTCAGCATGGCCAGGCTGAGGACTGGGAGACTGGCTCGGAGAACAGCGACTTCAACGACTGGAGGGAGAAGCGAGGTGGAGGGCAGCAGCAGCAAGCCCACAGTGGAGAGATGCACTCAGACTCTGGCCACGGGGAGCTTGGCTCTGTGGAGAAGAGGGAGCTGGCCAAGAGAAGCTTCTCCAGCCAGCGCCCCCTGGTGGACCGACAGAACAGGAAGGGAGAGCCGGCCCTACTGGAAGGGAACAAGATGACACGTTCCTCAGAGAACCCCAACGCACTGCCCTCCTGCAACAGGAAAGATGGCTGGCAGAACGGAGGGGCCTCCAACCATAGGAG GAACAAAGAGGATTCAGGCCTAGTCTACTGTGTCGAGCAGTCTGAGGAGGGCCACCAGCCCAACGAACCCTCAGGGAAGAAGCTGGACAAGGAGCTGAAGACTCGGTCTGTGAAGGGAGACCTGGCTGAACCATTGTCTCAGTACGACCTCAACAGCTACCACA TTGAGGGGGATGCTGGGGGTTCCAGTCCAGATGGGTTCCAAGACCTGTCTAAGAAACAGCAGCGTCGTCATCCACAGGAAGACGACAGGAGGAGGAAGGAACATGGAGCTCCA GTGCTGGTGAAGAACAGACCGATCACCTCCAAGATGCCGCCACGGTTTGCCAAGAAGCAGGGTGGCATGACCATGGATCAGCAAGAGGAGGGCCTATCTGCCAACAACCTGGGCACTGAGATCTGGGAGACTAACAGCTCCG CTCTGTCAGTCCAGTCATCTGGAGGAGACTCGTGGACCAAGCAGGTGTCTTATACAGGCAGTGAGCCCAACTCTGAGGACTCTGACGCGGGGCCTGAGCAGAGCAAGGAGCAGCACAAGCCCGGCCCCATCGGCAACGAGCGCTCGCTCAAGCACCGCAAGGGCtcggagggtctggagggcgggCCCATTACGCCCGTCAACGGCGTGAACCTCCACTCGGACACGGTGCTGCCTGTGCCGCCCATAGAGTTTGGCGTTAGTGCCAAGGACTCTGACTTCAGCCTGCCGCCCAGGTCCACCCCAGTTTCTGTGTCCAACCCTGTCACCAAGCTACAGGTCACCCTTGCCAGCAAC CCGGCCCTGACCCAGGCCATCCCCATGCTGCGTAGAGACCACCTGCAGCCTGGCATCAACCTCAACCCCATCTCTTTCCCCAGCGCTGACCTCACACTCAAG ATGGAGTCAGCCCGTAAGGCGTGGGAGAACTCCCAGTCTCTCCCCGAGCAGGGCTCTCCTGGTGGGGTTGCCGCTGGTGCCCAGCCCCCCTGCACCGTAGGCTCCTCCAGTGGGGTCAGCTACAGCTCCTTTGGAGGGGTGCCCATGCCCGTGGCCTCTGTGGCGCCTTCCATGTCCATGCAGG gtaaCCATATCCCCCCGCTGTATTTGGACGGCCATGTTTTTCCTAGCCAGCCTCGTCTGGTGCCCCCAACCATGACCCAGCAGCAGAGCTACCAACAG GCAGCTGCCCAGCAGATCCCCATCTCCCTGCACACCTCTCTGCAGGCCCAGGCACAGCTTGGTCTCCGGGGGGGCCTGCCCGTCTCACAGTCCCAGGAGATGTTCAACTCCATTCCCTCCTTCAGGTCCCAGGTATACATGCACCCCAATCTGTCCCAGCCCAGCCCCATGGTGCTGTCAGGTGGTGGCCCCCTCAAGGGGCCCTACTCGGCCTTCCCGGGCATGCAGCCGTCGGATATGGTCAAGCCCCAGTCTGGCTCCCACTACCAGCCAATGAATGGCAGCCAGGCCATGGTCTACGACGGCCAGATGAACCAGGGCCCTGGCATGGGCTCCTCTCAGCTCATGGACTCCCAGCTCATCCAG GTGACCATGCCCTTGCCGGGCTCCCAGCTGCGTTATGGCTCTGCCCAGCAGCACCTCATCCTGCCCCAGTCCATCCAGCTCCAGCAGGGCCAGAACCTCTCTGTGGGAGCTGCCCGCAGAATGCTCCCCCCTGGCTCCCAGCCCCCAGTCATGACCGGCAGCAGAGAG AATTTCCCAATCTCTACTGGTCCGTATACTACTTACAAG ACCTCCCAGATGGAAATGAAAGGTTTCCAGTTCTCTGACAAGCCCAATCACTCCCAGGGCATGCCTGGAGGATACAACAG acCAGGGTCTGCCAGCCCCAGTGGGAAGCCGTCTGGCCCCGTGCCTGGACATTACACCCAGCAG AAGACGACCTCCATGCAGGCTGTTCAGCAACGAGGCTGGGCCTGCAGTGGCCCTGGCCTGACCTGTAGTTGCTGCTACAGAGACCCGGCCACCGGCTGGTTTGAGGCCCCGCTGTGCCCCCTCCACGGCAAG GTCCCGCCTCAGGGCAGCATGGTTATGCACATGCGTCCCCCCACCACCGGCCCCTTCCCCACCCCCATCCAGAGACCTGTCATGCAGGTCAACAAGACCGTCATCATCCGCTCCCCCCCTTATCCCAACCCCGGGCGCGAGCCCTCCCACTCCACCCCCCCCTTGGCCCCCGAGCCCTCCGTCAAGGGGCCGGAGGATGGCATGAAG CCCTGCGGGATAGGCGCCAGCTGGTGGATGAGGGGAAGGCACTGTCGGGGGGCCTGA